Below is a window of Fimbriimonadaceae bacterium DNA.
CGAGTTCACCGTAAAGTCAGCCGAGTTCGAGTACTCAAAGCGCATCCGTGCGGTGCTTACGCCATTGTTTTTCACCGTCACCGCGATGTGCGAGTACTGAGTCCAGTCCTGAGCCGCAGAAAAGAGTCGTCCATATCGCGCCCAAATGCCGGTCATCTGAACGTCGGCGTTCAGGTTGCCATCGCGAAGCACATGATTCACGGCTGCTCCCGCGCTGGAAACGGAACTGTTTGGTAGCCCAAGGGAAAATTGATCTGCCGACTGAGTGACGAGAGGACTGACGTCCATCGCGAATGCGCTCGTCACCAAGAAGGGCAGTAATAAGCAAAGAGTCTTTGCACGCATGTTTGACCGATTCCACACCGGCAAAAACAGACCCCCAGTACAACTGCCTGTCTTCCCCCGAGCATTACCTGGGGAACCTAATCTCCGCAATTTACGACAGAGTGAAGTACACCTTCAGTCCTATCGACAATTGCCGACATCGTAAACCGGCTTTCGATCACCCGCAACGCTTCGTCTGCCCGCCCAAGCGCTGCTGTGTAATCCTGCAAGGTCGCCAATATTGCATGCGTCAGGGCATCCACATCGTGTCGCGGATAGACCCACGCCGAAGACATGTGCGTCACGACCTCCTGCGACGATCCGTCATCGCTCACGATCAATGGAGTCCCACATCCCAGTGTCTCAATGATCGTATTGGCGAAAGGCTCCCCACAAACCGATGCGCTGATAAAGCAATGCGCCCCCGTCACAATGTCAAGAAGCTCATCCCTCGTCCTGCGCCCCACAAACTTGACTCTGTCGGCAATTCCGCCTTCATCGGCGATGCGCTGCAGCTTGTCCATGTAGGAGGCCTCCGAAGCATCCCGCATATCGGCGGCATCTGGCTCGCCCACCATCCATAACTCCCAATCAAACTCCGGATGCGCCGCAAAGGTCTTGGCAAGAGCTTCGACGATGTTGTGATATCCCTTGTCGGGAATGATCCGACCCGCCGAAACAAAACGAAAAACCTCCGCCCGTTTGCGATCTGTGTCCTTTCGCAAAGGGAATTCGATCCCGCGCGGGATGACCTCCATCGTCTTCGTGCCCGCTCCAAACTTCTCAACAAAGCCCGACTCCTCGCAAAGCCCCATCAAAAAACGACTGACAAAGCACAAATGCCGAAAATCGCTCTTCTCCTCAAACCGAAGCAGCCTGCGCCGAAGCCTCATCAACTTCGACTCGTCCGCCGGAGGCAAAAACCGAGCCTGCAAGTAAGGCCCCCCCTGATGCCAAAACACCGGAATCCCGCTCTCAGAAAATCCAAGCGTCGTCCCCGGCCCAATCAGGCTCACGCCAAAGCAATAAACGACATCGAACGATTGAGCAGTCAAAACCGCCCGAACGGCCGCAATGTTGTCAAGAATCGTCTTTCGTTCTTGAAGCACCTTAAAGAGAATTCTTTTCTTATCGCCCGTATCCGCCGGAGTGACGATATCTATCGGCTTCAAAACTCGAAAAATCTTTGGCGTCCGCGGCGTCCATTCAGGAATCTCCGCCCCCGTCTGAGCCGTGAAGACCGCCACCTCATGCCCTCGCAAAGCAAACTCTTGCGCAAGTTTCTTCGCATTCTCCTCCAAACCACCCGCCGGGTCAGGCGGATAGAGCTGGGTGAGAATGGCAATCCTCAAGGGCTTGCTCAAGCCGTGCCCCCCATTACGTCGCGATAGTAAACCAGCAGCGCATCCACGTGAGCCGTCAATGTCATCGGCTGCTTCCAATACGTCTCGTAACCCTGCTTTCCATATCCCTCACAAACCGCATCATCCTCAAACACCCGCAATTTCGAAGCCAAATCCTCGGCATCGCCCGCCCGAAACACCAGCCCACAGCCCAGGGTTTCCACCGTTTCTCGCGAAGCATTCGCGTCCGCCGAAATCACCGGCAATCCGTTCGCCGCCGCTTCATACGACACCAGCGGGCTCGCCTCATACCAAATCGAAGGAAACACAAGCGCCCGCGACCGGCGCATCGTCTCCGTGACTTCAGCCGAAGACATCCAAGGCATAAATTCAGCCTTAGGAAACTCACGAACCAATGATTCCTTGAGCGGCCCATCCCCCACAACCCTAGCCCCAACCCCCACGAACCGACAAGCCTCAAGGAAAGTTCGTGGGTCCTTCTCCATCGTCAATCGCCCAACAAACAAATAAGGCGCATCAGGCTGTAATTCCCGGACCCCTCGATCTTGCACATCGATCGGATTAGGCACCCACCGCATCGGACGCTTCGCAAGATACGGCCGGATAATGTCTCCCGAAAAGTCAGACACAAAGGCGTAGGCGCTAAACGCATCCGCAACGTGCCGACGGCGATTCGCCATCGCGCGTAGAGTCACCGCTCCCTTAAACGCCAACCCCCGACCCGTGCAAGGCCGCGTGCAGCATGCCAAAGACAGCGGTTTCAACTGGCATATCCCCATTTTGTCGTGATCGAAAAACGACTGCTGCGGACAGGCCAACCCATAGTCGTGGACCGTATAGAACACCTTGAACCCACCATCGCGAGCCGCGAGCACTGGCGAAGCGCTGAGTCCACCCATAAACGAATGAAAGTGAACGACCGTCTCCTGGGGGCTAAGGCCATCGAGAATCGAGCGCATCATCGACGACGCAGCCGGATTTTTGATCATCGCCATCGTCGCCTTGACCTTCGACGACGAGTCCCCCACCTTCGACTGATTTAGGCAATGAACCGTAATGCCTGGGTGAGCACGAAGCTCCTCACACACAGGGCCAATCGCCGCCAGGAAGACCACCCTTAAGCCCGAGTCGGCAAGCCCAACCGCCGACTGGATCGCCACTTTCTCCGCCCCACCGGCGACGTAGGCATAGTCTGCGGCAATGACCACGTTCGTCAGTTTTGCAAGCTGTGAGGCGGCACCCATCCGGCACGATGATACTTGAATCACGGACGATCTGCAGTGCCGCAATGCCCCCATCCGATCACCCATAATGAAGCCGGGCATAAATCATGCAGAACATCCTCGTCACCGGTTCCGCCGGATTTATCGGCTTCCACGTCGCCAAACGCCTGCTCCACGAGGGCTGCCGTGTCGTCGGCCTCGATAACTTCAACGACTACTACGACCCCACGCTCAAGGAAGCCCGCAGTGCCATCCTCGAAGGATCGGAGAATTTCATCAGCGTTCGCGGTGGCCTAGAAGACCCCGGCCTGTTGGACAGTCTCATCCGCGATCACAAAATCGAAGCCGTCATCAATCTTGCCGCCCAAGCCGGAGTCCGCTACTCTCTCCAGAACCCCCACGCCTACGCTCAATCTAACCTCGTCGGGTTCGTGAACTTGTTGGAGGCTTGCCGACAGCACGAAGTAAAACACCTCGTCTATGCGTCGAGCAGTTCGGTCTACGGTGCAAACACCAAATACCCCTTCTCTGTCCACGACAACGTGGATCACCCCATCAGCCTCTACGCCGCCACTAAGAAGAGCAACGAGCTGATGGCCCACACCTACAGCCATCTCTTCGCCCTCCCCACCACCGGACTGCGGTTCTTCACGGTCTATGGCCCGTGGGGCAGGCCAGACATGGCCGCCTTCCTCTTCACAAAAGCCATCCTCGAAGGCAAGCCCATCGACGTCTACAACAACGGAAAAATGCAGCGCGACTTCACCTTCATCGACGACATCGCCGAAGGCGTCGTCCGCGTGATGCGCAAACCCGCCGAGCCCAACCCCGAATGGGATTCATCAAACCCAGACCCCGGAAGCGGAAAGGCCCCCTACCGAATCTACAACATCGGCAACAACCGGCCCACCGAGCTCCTAAAGTTCATCCAGGTTCTTGAAACCGCCCTTGGCAGAAAAGCCGAAATGAACATGCTGCCCATGCAGCCGGGGGATGTCCCCGCCACCGCCGCCGACATCTCGGGCTTGCAATGGGATGTCGGGTTCGAACCATCGACTCCCATCGAGGTCGGCATTCCAAAGTTCGTGGCTTGGTACCGCCAGTTCTACTCAAAGTAACGGACTTCACTTTGCGCCGCTAGGAGCCTACTGTTCTGGATTGTCATCGCCCTCCGCCGAAGGCGAATGCCATGCTCTCAGCTTCTTCCGAATGCGGCGGTTGAGCAGGAGGTTTCCAAGCAGAGTCTTCTTCTCGCGCGGCTCCACAAGCAGCCGAACTCTCGTCCCATCGACTGTCCCATCCACCGAAAGCCACCCGCCCAGCCCAATGATGGTGTGAACATTGGGGCGAAACGAAATCTTGTGAATCTGCCTTTTCTGGATTTCGACCTGAATGCTCTCCCCCAAAAACTCAATACGGTCATCCCGCAAAACTAAAAAACCGACATCCTCATGAGGGTCAAGCAGGTCTTTAAACGCAGGTCGGGCAAACCCCACAAACCAAGATGCCGTTTTCGGTTCGGCAAGCGGAGCGGAAAGTCGCTTGGCGAGCAACTGCCTCATCTGCCCATTTTGAAAAAGCCCCAAAAAGTTGACAAGCACAATCGCCGACAGGGGCCAAAGCGCAAACCAAAGCAATCCAGAGCCAATCAACTGGCCCTGCCGAAACATAGCAAAAAAGCCAAGCACGCCAAACGGCAGGCTAAACAGCGCCGGTAGAAAGTTTCCCATGAACTTGCGCTGTGTCGTCCAAACCCTCTGAGCCACAACGGCATGATACACTGTTGAGGCCCATGAGCAGAGCCCAGGTGCGATGGCTAGCCCTGACGCCAACAGCGTCGAACCTTGGGGCAGCGCTGCGTGAGTGGGATGCCCCCCACGGGCGCGTCATTGCGCTGGACGGGCAATGGTTCCCACCAACACCCGAGAGAGAAAACGACGAGCGTCTTGGGCTTGCCGAACTCCTCGGCCTTATCCTCGCCGACGCCAAAGCAAGGGTCTTTCCCCTCGCCGACGACGCACTCGTCCAAGCGCTCGTCGCCTCCGCATGTGAGGAGTTCTCCGACGACTCCCGTCTAGCCGCTTCAGCCCAATACCCAGGCTTCCACCGTCGCGCAGTCCGCGTCCTCACCGAACTCGAATCGGCCCGGCTAACCCCCGAGGAGATGAACAAATTTGCCGCACAACTCCCCCAGTATCTTGCCGACAAACTCTACGCCGTCGGGCAGTTGCAGCAAACCGTCGATGACAAGCTCCATGCGCTCGGCTTGGAAACCGTCGAGAAGCGGCTCTCCCGAGTGCTGTCCCTGAAATCCATTGGCGAGCAGCCAGACATTTGGCTTTGGGCAGGGAGCGATTACAAGCCCAGCCTCGCCGCACTGATCCGCAGGCTCGCCAATGTCGCCCCCTCAGTAACCGTTGTCCTTGAAGCCCTACCCGGCCGTAACCAACTTACAGCGGGAGCTCAGCGGTTCGCCTCAACCTTCGAGGTCGAGCCCGAATTCCGGGGAACCGTCAATAGCCTGGCAAGCCACCTCTTTCAAAGCACAACGCCCGAGAAGCTCGACCTTCGCATCCAAATCGCCAGCGCCGCCGATCCGCTCGCCGAGACAGAATGGGCGGTCCGCATGGCGCTCGAAGAGCTCGCCGAGGACAAGCCCCCCAGCGCAATCGCCATCTATGCACGTCAACTGCGCGACTACCGCCCGCTCGTCGCCTCAGCCGCAAACCGGCTCAAGCTCCCCGTCGCCCTATCTCAGCAGTCTGCGTTGATCGAAACTGGCATCGCCGCCTATGTTCTCGAACTCCTCCGCGCACTCGAACACGGTGCATCGCCGCATCTCCTCCGAGTAGCGAAGTCCACGTACTCCGGGCTCACGGTTAGCGATCGCGAAGAGCTCGCCAAGCTCATCGAAGTCCCGCAGTGGGAGGAAGCTCCCCCCACCGAAACCAACGCGGGGCGTTGGCTCAAGTGGAGTCTCGAATTCGGCAAAGAGATCTATCCGCGTGATGCCCATCCCGTCGATGACTTGATCCGACGGCTGCTGGCAAGACTCGGCGATGAACAGATTGTCAGCCCCACCAAAAACCAGGAAGCCACCCGCGAACGCGACTCCGCGATGCTTGCTGCCGCCGCCGAATCCCTGAAGCGCGAACTCCAGATTCGGGCGCTCGACGGCGAAACGGGTCTGTTCGCCGCCAGCATGACCGGGCCGGAATTCGTGCAGTTCATCGAGCGGTTATGGACAACTGCTGTCGTCCACGTCCAACCCTCCAACCCCGGAGTCCGCATCACCCAGGACGCCTCGTCGATAGGCGAATGCCAAACCCTCATCATTCTCGGAATGCTCGAAGGCATCTTCCCCAAACGCCGATCTGAAGACCCTATCCTCTCCGACTTCGAGCGCTCCCAGATCAATGCCCTGCTCCCGGCAGAGCAGGGGCTCGACGACTCCCACGCCATCGCCCGCCGAGAGCGAGAAGACTTCCTCCGCCTTTGCGCCATCCCCACTCAGCGAGCGATCTTCCTCTACCCACAAACCGACGAGGAGAAGGACAACGTCCCCGCGTTCTATCTCGAAGAGGTCCGACGGGTAGCTGGACAGGCGCTCACCCAGACCGACTTCCCAAGAAACCTCTTCACTCCTCCTGGCGAGGAGTGCATTGCCGTTGCTGACCAGATTCTCCAACAAGCCCTCCTCGGCGAGCGACAACCCCCCGCCCTACCCGCGCTAACGGAAGAAAAAGCCATCCAAATGGTGCTGGCCGAGCCTGACACCGCCTACACCCTCTCCGAGCTGAGGGAATCCATCGTTTGCTCCTTCCAGTTCGCCTTCGACCGACGGCTTCGGATCGCCAAGCCAACCGACGACGGGGACGCCCGCCTTGGACATCTCCCTCACGAAGCAAGACTGATGCTCACCCCAAATGAAGCGGCAGCCCGTGACGCCCTTTCGCTCGCCCTCGATCTCGAAATCCAAAAGCTCTCCAGCCGGATGACGTGGGAGGAGCTCCAGCTCGCCCTCGCCACTGGAAAGCGGATGATCCCCGAATGGATCGAGCGTGAGTTCCGAGCCAGAGAACTCTGGCCGCTGACTCCTGATTCCCTGCAAACCAACGTAGTGTTTGGCGATCCCATGCTCCCCGATGTCCTTCCCATTCCTGGGCAAGCCGTGAAGCTCAGAGGCAACGTCAGCGGCATCGGCAAATTTGGCGACTACCGGATCGCCCTGCGCTACGGAGCCAACCGTGGCCTCATCGTCGATAAGTTGGAGAAGCTCGAAGCCCCCTTCCGACTCGAACTTGGTCTCCTCTTACTCTCGATGACCGCAGGCGGGCACCCGTTCGTGGGGGCACAGATTGACGGGGCGTCTGGCGGGAGGGTGCTCTATCTGTGTCCGCGCCCGGTCGATGTCAACATCCCTTCCGATCTGAATGCCGGGCTCAGAGTCATCCCCATCGACAATCGCAAGGAGTTCTTCGAAGAAGTGAAGGAGCTGCTTGCCCGCTCGCTCGACGGCATGAATAGAGGCTCAGTGATGCCATGCGCCGGAGATCATTGCAAAGTCTGCGCCTTCGGCGAGCTCTGCCGAAGCTCCCAACTCTTTGGCGAACAGCTCGCACTTGCCGAGGAGGAGGTGGCCCTAGATGAGTCATAGCGAACTCTCACCCGAACAGCTTGGCGTTGTCGAAGCCTCAGAGAGCGCTTTCGTCGTGCGGGCTGCCGCCGGCGCGGGCAAGACTCGCGTCCTAGTCGCGAGATACCTGCGGCATGTCGTCGAAGATGGTTTCGATCCGGGCCAAATTCTCACCATCACGTTCACGCGCAAGGCCGCTGCCGAGATGAAGCGACGCATCGTAGACGCCCTTCGCCAATCCAACCTCCTCGACGCCGCCCAACTCGCCGAAACCGGACCGATCCAAACCATTCACGGCTTCTGCGAACGACTGCTACGCGAATGCTCCGTCGATGCCGGGCTCGATCCCGATTTCGACATCCTCGACGAAACCGAATCCCAGCGGATCGTCCAGCAGTCGATCTGGGAAGCGATCAAACGGCACGGCGACAATCCCCTGAGCCTCCAACTGATTCAGTACCTCGCAGGCAAGCGGCGATACGGCGAGTCTGCCCCCAACTCCCAGCTCGAAGGTGTGCTTCGCGAGGCTCTCCTGGCGTTGCGCGGTACAGGTTGGGGTGTGGCCCGGCTCGAAGAGCTCGGAGCATCCCCCGAAGCCCTTGAGCGTGCCCTACGCGAGCGTATGCTCGAAGACCTGCCCCCCGAGGTGCGTGAAGCGTACAGCCCCGACACCGACTTCGGCAATGCCCTCAAAGCCGCCCACAAAGCAGCAAAGGTGCGGATGCCCCAATATCTACGCGGGTTAGACGCCGACGGGCAGGACGAAACGGACAGGCTCTGTCTGGAGCACGTCTGCGGAATTCTCGTTATGACGGCCTGGGCTTGGCGGGCGCTTGAAGAGGAGATGGCTCGAAGGCAGGCGCTCGACTTCACGTCCTTAGAGACCAAAGCAGTAGCCCTCCTCGCCGAGGGCGGCCCCGTTGCCGAACGGGTGCGTCGGCAATATCGGGTGGTGATGGTGGATGAGGCGCAAGACCTTAGTCCGCTCCAGTACGCTCTGATTGGGGCGCTGGGAATCGAGACCGAAATGATGGTGGGCGATGCCCAGCAGTCGATATATAGCTTCCGGCAGGCCGATGTGCGCCTATTCTTGGAGAAGTCTGCTCGATCCTCGACAAAGCTGCTCTCCAAAAACTACCGTTCCGACCATGGCATTCTCGCCTTCGTCGACCATCTTTTCGGGCAGATTTGGCAGGCCGACTATCTGGCGATGAGCCCGGCGGTCGATTCCATCCTCGACGAGGAACCCCCCGATTTCTCCGGTGTGGAGTTTTGGGTCGAGCGCGTCAAGGATCACTCTCTCACCGCAAGATGGATCGCCGAGCTAATCAGCGAGGGGGCCGAACCCAAAGAGATCGCTGTTCTCGTCCAAGCCCACTCCTACGCCGCCGAACTGCTTCCCAAGCTGATCGACTCAGGCGTCCCCGCTCGCATCGCCGGGGGGTCAGAGATGTTCTACACACGCATGGAAGTCCGAGATTTGGCGAACGTGCTGTGCAGCCTCGCCGACCCCCAAGACAACTTTGCCCTCCTCGCGACCCTCCGCAGCCCGATTGTCGGATTATCACTCGACTCCATCGTGCTGCTCTCCCAAGAAACTCCCCTCGTAGATAAGTTGCATAGCTTTGAAGCTCAGTCGAGCGAGGATGCCGAAAGAATCGCCGAGTTCTTGGCGTGGTGGAAGCCCTTAACCGCCTACGCCGACCGTCTTGCCGCGTGGGAAGTTCTAAGCAAAGTCTTCGCCAACTCCCCATACCTCCCCAACCTCGCCAAACGCAGCAACGCCTCCCAACTCCTTGCCAACGTCCGCAAACTTCTCCGACTTGCTGCCGCCCATCCCGAGCTCAACGCGGGCGATTACGCCAAACGTATTCGAGAGATTCAGGAGATTCGGCATCGCGAAGGCGATGCCCCCGCGATCGACGAGGACGCAAACGCCGTGACGATCATGACGGTACACAAATCAAAAGGGCTCGAATTTCCCATCGTCGTCCTCCCAGACATGCACCGAGCAATGCGCCGCAACATGTCGGAGTTGGAGATCGATCGTGGCCTCGGAATGCTCACTTCTAAGTTCACGAAAAAGGCGTCTGTGTACCACCAGTGGCTCAGCGAGCGGCGCAAAGACCAAGAGCAAGAGGAGAAGCTAAGGGTGCTCTATGTGGCGATGACCCGCGCGAAAAAGAAACTCTGCGTGGTCTTACACCCCGACCTGCGCTCCACCAGTTACGGCGGCAAAGTTGCGGAGCTGCTTGGGTTCAGCGGAGAACCGCTGTCCGGGGCAAGGGTGAGAAAGGAGTAGAGAGAAGGTAAGGGTCGTAAGGGGTATAGATTGTAAAGAAAAACAAGGTAAGGATTGAGAAGGCAAGGGCAGCGTCTCTGCTCATCCCTAACGGCCTTTACGACCCTTACCCCTTACAATCCTTACAATCCTTACGCCCTTCTCACTCCCCCGGAGCAATAACTACCCGACGGTTCGGCTCTTCGCCCTCGCTGTAAGTGACGATGCCCTCCATCGTCGAAAGCGCTTTGTGGATGATCCTGCGCTCAAAGGCGGGCAGGGCATCCAGCAGGGCCTCTTCGTTGCGCTTGCGCACTTCTGTTGCGATCCGCTCGGCAAGCTGAATCAGGGAGGCTTCTCGTCGCTGTCGGTAGTTCCCACCGTCAACCGTCACACGCACGCCGTTCTGCAACTGCTGAGCGGTGATGATGTTGGCGAGGTATTGAAGCGCGTTGAGAACTTCCCCGTGCTTGCCCACAAGGTGCCCGGTGTCCGGACCGTCAACCTCAAGGTTAACATAGCGCCCAGTCACGCCC
It encodes the following:
- a CDS encoding glycosyltransferase family 4 protein translates to MSKPLRIAILTQLYPPDPAGGLEENAKKLAQEFALRGHEVAVFTAQTGAEIPEWTPRTPKIFRVLKPIDIVTPADTGDKKRILFKVLQERKTILDNIAAVRAVLTAQSFDVVYCFGVSLIGPGTTLGFSESGIPVFWHQGGPYLQARFLPPADESKLMRLRRRLLRFEEKSDFRHLCFVSRFLMGLCEESGFVEKFGAGTKTMEVIPRGIEFPLRKDTDRKRAEVFRFVSAGRIIPDKGYHNIVEALAKTFAAHPEFDWELWMVGEPDAADMRDASEASYMDKLQRIADEGGIADRVKFVGRRTRDELLDIVTGAHCFISASVCGEPFANTIIETLGCGTPLIVSDDGSSQEVVTHMSSAWVYPRHDVDALTHAILATLQDYTAALGRADEALRVIESRFTMSAIVDRTEGVLHSVVNCGD
- a CDS encoding glycosyltransferase, giving the protein MGAASQLAKLTNVVIAADYAYVAGGAEKVAIQSAVGLADSGLRVVFLAAIGPVCEELRAHPGITVHCLNQSKVGDSSSKVKATMAMIKNPAASSMMRSILDGLSPQETVVHFHSFMGGLSASPVLAARDGGFKVFYTVHDYGLACPQQSFFDHDKMGICQLKPLSLACCTRPCTGRGLAFKGAVTLRAMANRRRHVADAFSAYAFVSDFSGDIIRPYLAKRPMRWVPNPIDVQDRGVRELQPDAPYLFVGRLTMEKDPRTFLEACRFVGVGARVVGDGPLKESLVREFPKAEFMPWMSSAEVTETMRRSRALVFPSIWYEASPLVSYEAAANGLPVISADANASRETVETLGCGLVFRAGDAEDLASKLRVFEDDAVCEGYGKQGYETYWKQPMTLTAHVDALLVYYRDVMGGTA
- a CDS encoding NAD-dependent epimerase, which gives rise to MQNILVTGSAGFIGFHVAKRLLHEGCRVVGLDNFNDYYDPTLKEARSAILEGSENFISVRGGLEDPGLLDSLIRDHKIEAVINLAAQAGVRYSLQNPHAYAQSNLVGFVNLLEACRQHEVKHLVYASSSSVYGANTKYPFSVHDNVDHPISLYAATKKSNELMAHTYSHLFALPTTGLRFFTVYGPWGRPDMAAFLFTKAILEGKPIDVYNNGKMQRDFTFIDDIAEGVVRVMRKPAEPNPEWDSSNPDPGSGKAPYRIYNIGNNRPTELLKFIQVLETALGRKAEMNMLPMQPGDVPATAADISGLQWDVGFEPSTPIEVGIPKFVAWYRQFYSK
- a CDS encoding PD-(D/E)XK nuclease family protein; translation: MSRAQVRWLALTPTASNLGAALREWDAPHGRVIALDGQWFPPTPERENDERLGLAELLGLILADAKARVFPLADDALVQALVASACEEFSDDSRLAASAQYPGFHRRAVRVLTELESARLTPEEMNKFAAQLPQYLADKLYAVGQLQQTVDDKLHALGLETVEKRLSRVLSLKSIGEQPDIWLWAGSDYKPSLAALIRRLANVAPSVTVVLEALPGRNQLTAGAQRFASTFEVEPEFRGTVNSLASHLFQSTTPEKLDLRIQIASAADPLAETEWAVRMALEELAEDKPPSAIAIYARQLRDYRPLVASAANRLKLPVALSQQSALIETGIAAYVLELLRALEHGASPHLLRVAKSTYSGLTVSDREELAKLIEVPQWEEAPPTETNAGRWLKWSLEFGKEIYPRDAHPVDDLIRRLLARLGDEQIVSPTKNQEATRERDSAMLAAAAESLKRELQIRALDGETGLFAASMTGPEFVQFIERLWTTAVVHVQPSNPGVRITQDASSIGECQTLIILGMLEGIFPKRRSEDPILSDFERSQINALLPAEQGLDDSHAIARREREDFLRLCAIPTQRAIFLYPQTDEEKDNVPAFYLEEVRRVAGQALTQTDFPRNLFTPPGEECIAVADQILQQALLGERQPPALPALTEEKAIQMVLAEPDTAYTLSELRESIVCSFQFAFDRRLRIAKPTDDGDARLGHLPHEARLMLTPNEAAARDALSLALDLEIQKLSSRMTWEELQLALATGKRMIPEWIEREFRARELWPLTPDSLQTNVVFGDPMLPDVLPIPGQAVKLRGNVSGIGKFGDYRIALRYGANRGLIVDKLEKLEAPFRLELGLLLLSMTAGGHPFVGAQIDGASGGRVLYLCPRPVDVNIPSDLNAGLRVIPIDNRKEFFEEVKELLARSLDGMNRGSVMPCAGDHCKVCAFGELCRSSQLFGEQLALAEEEVALDES
- a CDS encoding UvrD-helicase domain-containing protein: MSHSELSPEQLGVVEASESAFVVRAAAGAGKTRVLVARYLRHVVEDGFDPGQILTITFTRKAAAEMKRRIVDALRQSNLLDAAQLAETGPIQTIHGFCERLLRECSVDAGLDPDFDILDETESQRIVQQSIWEAIKRHGDNPLSLQLIQYLAGKRRYGESAPNSQLEGVLREALLALRGTGWGVARLEELGASPEALERALRERMLEDLPPEVREAYSPDTDFGNALKAAHKAAKVRMPQYLRGLDADGQDETDRLCLEHVCGILVMTAWAWRALEEEMARRQALDFTSLETKAVALLAEGGPVAERVRRQYRVVMVDEAQDLSPLQYALIGALGIETEMMVGDAQQSIYSFRQADVRLFLEKSARSSTKLLSKNYRSDHGILAFVDHLFGQIWQADYLAMSPAVDSILDEEPPDFSGVEFWVERVKDHSLTARWIAELISEGAEPKEIAVLVQAHSYAAELLPKLIDSGVPARIAGGSEMFYTRMEVRDLANVLCSLADPQDNFALLATLRSPIVGLSLDSIVLLSQETPLVDKLHSFEAQSSEDAERIAEFLAWWKPLTAYADRLAAWEVLSKVFANSPYLPNLAKRSNASQLLANVRKLLRLAAAHPELNAGDYAKRIREIQEIRHREGDAPAIDEDANAVTIMTVHKSKGLEFPIVVLPDMHRAMRRNMSELEIDRGLGMLTSKFTKKASVYHQWLSERRKDQEQEEKLRVLYVAMTRAKKKLCVVLHPDLRSTSYGGKVAELLGFSGEPLSGARVRKE